A window of Trichomycterus rosablanca isolate fTriRos1 chromosome 5, fTriRos1.hap1, whole genome shotgun sequence contains these coding sequences:
- the rgs17 gene encoding regulator of G-protein signaling 17 — MPRSVSGVEMRKQQQAHIEGPPQAPGHPRPNTCCLCWCGCCKCLWNEDGRERPERQTCTKMDSIEAADEQHPTLDEVVAWARSFELMMRSTEGRDFFRQFLRSEYSEENLLFWLACEELKKETNPSAIDEKARNIYEDYVSILSPKEVSLDSRVREGINQSLAEPSSLMYEEAQLQIYTLMHRDSFPRFLNSSVYRDLLEQTRACLDT, encoded by the exons CCTCGGAGTGTGAGTGGAGTTGAGATGAGGAAACAGCAGCAGGCCCACATCGAAGGACCCCCACAAGCCCCTGGACACCCGAGGCCAAACACTTGCTGTCTGTGCTGGTGCGGCTGCTGCAAATGCCTCTG GAATGAAGATGGAAGGGAACGTCCAGAGCGCCAAACATGTACAAAAATGGACAGCATAGAAGCAGCAGATGAGCA GCATCCCACACTGGATGAAGTGGTAGCCTGGGCGCGAAGCTTCGAGCTCATGATGCGCTCCACAGAGGGCAGAGACTTTTTCAGGCAGTTCCTTCGGTCGGAGTACAGCGAGGAGAACCTGCTGTTCTGGCTAGCCTGTGAGGAACTGAAGAAGGAGACCAACCCGTCAGCTATCGATGAGAAAGCAAGGAACATTTACGAAGATTATGTATCCATCCTGTCACCTAAAGAG GTCAGTTTGGATTCGCGGGTGAGGGAGGGCATCAATCAGAGCCTGGCCGAGCCCAGCAGCCTGATGTACGAGGAGGCCCAGCTCCAGATCTACACGCTCATGCACAGAGACTCGTTCCCGCGTTTCCTCAACTCGTCTGTTTACAGGGACCTCCTGGAACAAACGAGGGCCTGCTTGGACACCTAA